One Thalassoglobus sp. JC818 genomic region harbors:
- a CDS encoding sigma-70 family RNA polymerase sigma factor, translating into MSDLPTTRWSLLQRVQNADDDDAWREFLQIYQSAIYRYARRKGLQPADAEDLVQRVFANAAEKMKTWHLDRQSGSFRAWLLVVTRNAVVNAATRSHRHHSLTNVDEHAVSGGKFDSEEEAEIELELRRATFRKVVEKIRDEFSDSTWMAFWRTAVDGHSKTVVANDLDISIGSLYAARSRVMKRLREGVLAMEDET; encoded by the coding sequence GTGTCTGACCTGCCGACAACTCGCTGGAGTTTGCTTCAACGCGTTCAGAACGCGGACGACGACGATGCCTGGCGCGAATTTCTGCAGATCTATCAGTCTGCCATCTATCGATACGCACGCCGAAAAGGATTGCAGCCCGCCGACGCGGAAGACCTTGTTCAACGAGTCTTTGCCAATGCTGCCGAGAAAATGAAGACTTGGCATCTCGATCGCCAAAGTGGTTCTTTCCGTGCGTGGCTGTTGGTCGTCACTCGAAATGCAGTCGTGAATGCGGCGACGCGATCACATCGCCACCATTCTTTGACAAACGTCGACGAACACGCTGTTTCCGGAGGAAAATTTGATTCTGAAGAAGAGGCAGAAATCGAACTCGAATTACGGAGAGCCACATTTCGAAAAGTGGTCGAGAAAATCCGCGACGAATTCTCTGACTCGACGTGGATGGCATTTTGGAGAACAGCTGTCGATGGACATTCGAAAACGGTGGTTGCCAACGACTTGGACATCTCGATCGGCTCCCTCTATGCAGCACGCAGCCGAGTGATGAAACGATTGCGTGAAGGCGTCCTGGCAATGGAGGACGAAACATGA